From Triticum urartu cultivar G1812 chromosome 2, Tu2.1, whole genome shotgun sequence, a single genomic window includes:
- the LOC125536459 gene encoding uncharacterized protein LOC125536459: MWIRAAINRRARFIQLSHHPRDDAFSDLEHVPFISCHLKHLHLSGTMLRDKTLMQLSSQCPSLEVLELKECFLYAPQISSASLISLTMVECRIMADLSIAAPSLVSLCCVIPYHRAPSFENLGSLATGTIMLNDSFLHDKFEYKYKDRDEDAFECDSGDDSDSDDDHCDSDTDTDLRTSDILDGAKVLGGQNVIRSLSNATSLDLIADAGELILNRELEICQIFSNLKVLTLGEWCMAADFYPLVSFLQHAPNLESLFLKLKTDHEEIEDNIRLEGISFACKNLTMVKIKCPKDDERVPVLTQMFMANGIPIEKIDVCHRQTRKTCHQSLALRRGYAAL, translated from the exons ATGTGGATCCGTGCTGCCATAAACCGCAGGGCACGGTTTATCCAGCTTAGTCATCATCCAAGGGATGATGCCTTCTCTGATCTTGAGCACGTGCCGTTCATCTCCTGCCACCTGAAACACCTGCACCTGTCTGGCACAATGTTGCGAGACAAGACACTAATGCAGCTCTCTTCTCAGTGTCCTTCTTTGGAAGTCCTGGAACTCAAGGAGTGCTTCCTGTATGCCCCCCAGATATCATCTGCCTCACTTATTAGTTTGACCATGGTTGAGTGCAGGATCATGGCTGACCTGTCCATCGCTGCTCCAAGCCTTGTATCACTGTGCTGTGTCATACCATACCACCGTGCTCCGTCGTTTGAAAACCTGGGGTCGCTGGCTACCGGCACCATCATGTTAAATGACTCTTTCTTGCATGATAAGTTTGAATACAAGTACAAAGATCGCGATGAAGATGCATTTGAATGTGATAGCGGCGACGACAGTGACTCTGATGATGACCACTGTGATAGTGATACTGATACCGACTTGAGAACTTCTGACATATTGGATGGTGCTAAAGTTTTAGGTGGCCAAAATGTTATCCGCAGCCTTTCAAATGCTACAAGTTTAGACCTGATAGCTGATGCCGGAGAG TTGATTCTGAATAGGGAATTGGAAATATGCCAAATTTTTAGCAACCTGAAGGTGTTAACCCTTGGTGAATGGTGTATGGCTGCCGACTTCTATCCGTTAGTTTCATTCTTGCAGCATGCTCCAAATCTGGAGTCTCTTTTTCTTAAACTTAAAACG GATCATGAGGAAATAGAAGACAATATCAGACTGGAGGGTATATCATTTGCTTGCAAGAACCTTACAATGGTCAAGATAAAATGTCCCAAGGATGACGAAAGAGTTCCTGTGTTAACACAAATGTTCATGGCTAATGGCATACCCATCGAAAAGATAGATGTCTGTCACCGTCAGACTCGCAAAACTT GTCATCAATCCTTGGCCCTAAGGCGTGGATATGCTGCTTTGTAG